One Planktothrix sp. FACHB-1365 genomic window carries:
- a CDS encoding Hsp20/alpha crystallin family protein translates to MPLVRWQPFQEIDSLQREMNRLFDSLALPTEKMGMSIFPPAELHETPDAVILKLEVPGIDSKDLDIQVSADAVAITGERKSQIQTEEKGVTRSEFHYGKFHRVIPLPTRIQNTQVQADYQDGILSLTLPKAEEEKNKVVKVTLN, encoded by the coding sequence ATGCCGTTAGTCCGTTGGCAACCGTTCCAAGAAATTGATTCTCTGCAACGAGAAATGAATCGTTTGTTTGATAGTTTAGCCCTGCCCACCGAAAAAATGGGAATGTCCATCTTTCCTCCGGCGGAACTCCACGAAACACCCGATGCGGTTATCCTGAAACTGGAAGTTCCGGGCATAGACTCTAAAGATTTAGACATCCAAGTCAGTGCTGATGCGGTGGCGATTACGGGGGAACGAAAATCACAAATCCAAACGGAAGAAAAAGGCGTAACTCGAAGTGAATTCCATTATGGAAAATTCCACCGTGTGATTCCACTTCCGACTCGGATTCAAAACACCCAAGTTCAAGCTGACTATCAAGATGGAATTCTCAGCCTAACCTTACCGAAAGCAGAAGAAGAGAAAAACAAAGTCGTTAAGGTTACCTTAAATTAA